attCTATTAAGCTATAATGAGATAAGATTCCAAAATTGTGGTATATCatcaattgaattgaattgtttaaataatatgtattttttaaattttatatgaaattttaagaaCTTCCGGATCAAGATTATAGTATCatgtcattatattttaatagaattcaAGTCTGATACCAAACTGGGAAAAGTTAccaaatttaatctaaaatttcttttcatttgaagaaatgaaaataaaataattacactttaatttaatttctttccaTAAAAAATAGAAGGTTTTAAATAGCGATGAAAGGTTTCCTCTCAATGTCCCCGCATCAAGAAACACCATCAACATGACATCGGGGATAATCAACACCAATGTTTACGACACCGTTTTCATTGTCCAGCAACCTTTCATCTATCAACATTGGATAATTATCATTGTTGTCGAAGAAAGGGTGAATGTGGTGGATAGCCTCGATGATGATTCAATGATGATAACGCCAAAGGCACGAGCTTCGTCATGAAAAAAATGTTGGTTTATTAAGAATTATTACAATCATTGGAATTTATGGTATTGATCATGGTCACATGAAATTTATAACTCTGAAAtacacattttataattatgtaaGGTACATTGATCAAATCCATGTATCTTTATATTGATCAAAGTTGTTAAGGTACATTGATGGAAGTTGTGTTAACCTAATGTTGACAAAATCAATCACAATAAATTGTTCATGTACATGCATGTTTCATATATGAAGGGAGGAAGACCTAGGGCATATACATTTACATTATGATGAGATATGTCTTATGAAAGTATTGTATAAAAGGCTATTggtctctttttttatttaatgtgggtttggatgggcggtgggGTGCGATGCAgcgcgtttagtttactttttgtctcacgctatagTATCGTTACAACATTTAATCTCACCACCGccgttatttttacactaaccgtacATAAACGTactgcccatccaaacccactcTTAATTAAGTTTAAGAGTTTTTCTTGTCActtaaatttaaacatcaaGAGAGCAATGATAGAGAATATAAAGTTTGATTCAAAGTTTAAGTCTAGAGAGCTCATGTGCTTTGAATGGAATTTTAACAAGATTATcataaatcatatttcaaaatatcaagaTTTAGATGGCTTGAGGTATGTTCTATGTTATTCATAAAAGTATGCCTTATTCTACTCATAATTCTTAGaaagatatttttaaatgatgctTCATATATGCCCAATCAATAGGGACTTAGCCAAAAGTTTATATCtgggtcaaaattaaatttaaaatttaaagagatcaaagtataattttatctttgaatatgtttattattttagaattttagaggaatcaaattgaatttttttcattttgggggCCAAAGTGcatttttatcattaaactgacttataatttaaaattttcaagagactaaaataataaattaccaTGTCGAGGAGAAGGGCTCTTGCTTGCTACTTGACGTCGTCCCTACAAACTAAGAACAAGGATGTAGGGTTACACACCCAAAAATTGTCGAAAGTTGAGGTGCAGCTGAGTGATGACATGCAAAAGGGAGCTAGCACAAAACTTCTCTAGGCATAACTAAACTACAACCAACAAGTGGTTGGAAGAAATGAAGTAGGGGTGtgcattcggttaaccgacccgaaatagctataaccgaattaaccaaccttcaaaattttttaaccgttaaccgaaccgattttttaaaaaaaacattaaccGAACTGAAAATTTTTCGGTtaaatcggtcggttaaccgaattaaccgaaaatcatatggtttctatttttggttaaaaattaaccgattAACCGATTAACCCCGCAAATATTGTCATATTTCATCTTCAACCCCAGCAAATATTCTAGAAAAGACAGTAACTTGGGGTTAATTTAGGAAAAGAATGAATTAGAAAAAGTGcactaaaaagaaaatgtccaagttgaaaagtaaaataaaaaagtttgaatagctaaataaaaagtttcaatCTTTAACGAATTCGAAAAACggatcgatatatatatatatatatatatatatcagtaaAATAAACAGTCCAACACGCCTAAATATGTTCCACACAGGTATCTAACACATACTTGAAGCTAAATAAAAAGTTCAGATAACATAGATAGAGAGTATCCAAGGGAAATACTGAAACTAAGAATCGTAAAACAACCCaatgaacaacaagaaaaccattaaaaaaCATCCTAATGGCTAATGCAAGGGAACAACAAGAAATCCCGAATGGCAGGGCAGCAGCAGCGAGCAGTAGTTGGAGCACCGGAGCAGGGCAGCAGACTATTAACTGTTCTgttttagttttagggttttagactTTTAGTAATTTTCAGCTGTTTgttttattgggttggtaaATGGTAATTGAGTTTGGGTAGACTTTAGTTTTTTGGGTTGGTAAatggtaattgggttgggtaattgggtttattaattttttcggtttaaccaaAAAAATCGGTTAACATATCAGTTTCGAACcgatttaaccgttaaccgaaaaatataaaaaaattaaccgacccccgaccgaaaaaattcggttaaccgaccgaccgaccgaattttttcggttttacccgaattatgcacacccctaaAATGAAGTAGATTTCTTTCTCTAacatttggactaaatttaaatattataatccTCATTATTAAGAGAgctttacttaaataataccaTCAACCtgaacaaaattaatttcaGACCATAAAACGAATTAAAGTACCTCTCATCAcaccaagaaaaagaaaaaaaaacaaattgcaaCTCCAATAACCATTTCAACTAATGAAGGACAATTTTGGACTTTACatgcaaaacataaaaaatctcACTAAATTACCAACTATGAGTTGGTACATAAGTGTTTATGacttaagtgattaaaatgaatatatatattaattggaataatattttatcttgTGATCGATGTATAAGTCTCATGTACTATTAGTGAATAATAACACAacatattatcattaaattaaataaaaatacgaatgacttgtaaataaatactaataattttatttaaacattaatcgtaattattataaataaatattataactttcggatttagaatattaattttaagagtTTGGGGTCTTGGACTTAGGGTATAGAATCTTGGATTTAGGTTTCAAAGTTTAAgcatgtatttttaataaattattatttaatcatatttaaataaaattattagtatttatttataagcccttcactatttttgttttatttaatgataaagTTTCATGTTATTACTTATGCATTAACACTACATTCAACATTTTCTCATcttaatttataaacaaatgtaattttaaattatttataaaaatatttttaaaataacaaaaaataaaattttaattattaaaaatcaaaataagataattttattaggaCGGAGATTTATTAACCCAAAGGCCAAAATGGCCTTTCATTAGTAGGGCAAAACACACAGACACACACACAAGCCGCAGCAATCCGAAAGGGCACATCCGTaaaatggaaaaaccctagagGGTAAAACCGGAAACCTAATTTTATCCCACAACCATATAATCCCCACAAACCCTAACTCTCATTGTCTCCCATCTCTGCCGCCTACGAACACTCGGCCTCTCCCAGATCTACACCAACCTCCCAAAATGACAACCCGCTTCAAGAAGAACCGCAAGAAGCGCGGCCATGTGAGCGCCGGTCACGGTCGTATCGGGAAGCACAGGAAGCACCCCGGGGGTCGCGGTAACGCTGGAGGCATGCACCACCACAGGATCCTCTTCGACAAGTACCATCCTGGTTATTTCGGTAAGGTTGGTATGAGGTACTTCCACAGGCTCCGTAACAAGTTCCATTGCCCCATCGTCAACATCGACAAGCTCTGGTCTCTTATCCCGGAGGACGTGAAAGCCAAGGCCACCAAGGATGCCGCTCCGATGATCGACGTGACACAGTTCGGGTACTTTAAAGTCCTCGGAAAAGGTGTTTTGCCGGAGAACCAACCGGTGGTCGTCAAGGCTAAGTTGGTGTCGAAGACCGCTGAGAAGAAAATTAAGGAGGCTGGTGGTGCTGTTGTGCTCACCGCATAGGTTAGGGATCTTGGTTTTATTGGATCTGAATGACATTTCTGTTAGATTATTGTTAtgtttcgtttttttttttgagttaaactTGAAATGAGATTTTTAATATCGTTTAATTTTGGATCAAACTATATGTTTTATGTGATAAGTTTTTTGCCTTATGCTTATTTTTGCTGTGTTTTGGCATTGTtgcaatttaagttttataaagAACTAATTAGCCATGGATATGGGTTTAATGAATCACTATTGGGTTCGCTAAGTACGT
The sequence above is a segment of the Gossypium raimondii isolate GPD5lz chromosome 4, ASM2569854v1, whole genome shotgun sequence genome. Coding sequences within it:
- the LOC105780483 gene encoding 60S ribosomal protein L27a-3 translates to MTTRFKKNRKKRGHVSAGHGRIGKHRKHPGGRGNAGGMHHHRILFDKYHPGYFGKVGMRYFHRLRNKFHCPIVNIDKLWSLIPEDVKAKATKDAAPMIDVTQFGYFKVLGKGVLPENQPVVVKAKLVSKTAEKKIKEAGGAVVLTA